The genome window TTACAGGCGAATTTAGATTCGCGTTTAACATTTAACTTTCATTCGCTCAGTCATCGACTTAATCATTCACTTGCCCCTTCTATACAAggaatttatacattttatATCTATTTATTTGCCTTAAACACTAATTATACATATTTTATGAATCTTTTTTCCACTTTATCTTAATTATTTTACGTAATCTACTCCAATTCAATACACTTACTTATTGTATTTCgcatattaataatttttctttgattgcacatgaaattgattttaaagtTTTCTTTCATTCTAGAAAAACATCGTTCAATCATTTAAGACTAATTTTACAATTAATTTTATCTCGATTACATCGTTCACATATTTTCACAATTGTGAAATGTCTTTTTCCGTTGGACTGTAGTCCACTCTCAACGCTCCGATTGTTCCTGAACACAACATCACATTGTCTCTCGACATATTCAATTACATACAAGTCCTTCAATAATGCCAGCCACTGTCACCTtcctcctcatcatcatcatcgatctCTTCCGCCTTGCTATCACCATTCTTATTTCCACCCGATCGTCCCCCACTTGGGGTGTCATCCTCCACTACACTCTCACAGTCTTCGTTTTTCTCATCAGCCAAATCATTTTCGTCGTTTTCATTAACAATTTCAGGCTCCGAGTGCTTGTTGGACATTTGGGATCGTcgaccttcatcatcatctgcATCAGATGCACAATCCTCCTCGGCGTCATCGTCGAAAGAGCGATGATGGTCCTGAACATCGGTAGGCTCAACACGGACGGTTTCTTCGCTGCCAGCTTTACGACTATAGTCGGCAGCTTGATTCTGCATAACACAAACTCCATTAATAATCACCTCAGGTTCGGTGATCGGTCCCGGTGGAGGTGGACCACCGGCTCCGTCTTGCCAGTCGGGATTAACCCATTGTGGGGCGGCGGGTTTTCGTCTTGACGTTCTTGACTGAACCATTGATCCCCCTGATAGGCGTGATGATGACGAAGGGGTTTCTTTAAGGTTTTCAGACTTTACATCGGATCCGTCCAACGATTCTGCATCAGATAAATGACTTTCTTCCTCCCCGTCGTCTTCAAAATCATCGTTTCTTTCCCGCTTCAAGGCATTCATTGTGAGATCGAGGCCACTCATCTGCTCTTTGAAGGCATTATTCAATGCGGCTAGACTTGGTTCGTTACCTGGCAACAAACCTCGTCCAATCAAGGCGGCAAGATTGGGGTTAGTGGTGAAATACGGTGGATAGGGAATCGGAACTCCGCTAAGGCCCATTCGTTCTTTTTGCAGTTCCATAAGCCGCTGATTCAACAAAATCCTAAATTGAACAGGGTCGAATGGAGTCGCTGACTGATTCTCACGACTTGGGACAGGCTCACTTGGAGTTCCATGAGGAACCTGTTGTTTCAGTCGCATCCTATGATTGTGGAACCAATTCGTTATCGTTCTAGTTGCAAGACCCAGTTCGCTTGCTAAAAATTCAATAGTCGCTACATTCGGATAAGGATCTAATGCAAAGGCTAATCGAAGAGCTTCCTTTTGCTCCTCTGAAAACAGCACTCGCTGCTTCTTGTTTGGCGGAACCCCAGCGCCTGATCCTACTGAACCTGGACCAGGACTGCCGGTGTAGAAGTCAGCTGTATCATTACTGCTAGTATCTGAACTGTTATCCTGGGTTCCCGGTCCTGTCGATCGTCTCCTCTTGCTGGCTTCACGCCTCTCAATTTTGAGAGCCTGAAGTCGCTCTACGTTATTGGCATCGGATAACCACAACTGCATCCGTATGAAAGGTTCCCGTCCTTTAATACTGAGCATATGCCACGGTTTTGGTTTCGATAGAAGTTCAGAGACAGATCCTTGAGAGAGACCTAACACTGCCTCACCAAAGATTTTCTGTCCGATATTGTTGGCCAGTAGGGCCTCTTTGATTTTCGTAGTTATCACTTGGGTATCGAGATCATGTGTAAGTGCAGCCATTTCATAGACTGTAGGTGACATGTGTTGATGCATTCCACGCATGGCATTGTTTTGTTGCGGTGAATGAACTGATGGCATCATCATCTGCTTCTTATCATTATGGGAAGGAAGGCTGATAGCGTGGTGCGGTGGAAGTCCTGGTGGTGTCAGAAGCATTCCTTGGTGCTGagatgttggaatatgggccaTTGCGGAAGCTTGCAATTGCATTAGGTGTTGAGGTGCGTCTTGCATTTTCATCTCATTCATCATTTTCTGCATCGGGACCATTTTTGGATTGATCCCAGCTGGAATTTGCGGGCTTCCACTGTAGTTTCCTGTGCGCATGAGTTTCTCAGGAGCAATTTTGTATTGGCTGGCAACAAGTTTATGAACTGCATTTTCATCTTCCAAGAACATTTTCATGCGAATGAAAGGTTCTCGTCCTTTTTGGGTTAGCATGTGCCATGGCTTTGGGCGTGCTAGTAGGTCTGAGACCGATCCTTGCGAAAGACCTAGCACTGATTCGCCAAACAGTCGCTGGCTAATTGAGTACTGTGAGAGGGCTTCTTTGACTCGGCGGACGATGTCCTCGGTATTTAGATTGTTGAACATATCGAACTGTTGCTGTGTTATTGGCGGAAGAACTGCTTTCATTGGTCTTTGAGGTGTGTTATGGTGGGGAGTGACCGGTGGTTGTGTGATAAGTGAATTCGTGATAGATGCCATTCTCTGTAGTGGGCTTGCTGAAGAAGAGAAGTCATCGCTCGGTGTCATTGCAGGTGGCAGGATGGAATTGCTAAGCGGGCTGGGTGCCGTCGAGGGTGTCGTTGCTGCAGTTGTTGTCGGTGCTGGTGTGCCAGGCTCCTGTTTCGGCCGAACTAAACTGAATGCACTGGAATGCCTCAATGCTTCGTCACTAGCGCTGGTTGAGTCTTTGGTGTTTTGATCTGCTGTTTCCATTGAGAAAGAGTTTTGTTGGCCATTGACTTTCATGGACTTGTCCTTTTTACAGGTGAGATCTTGTGCCCCATTCAGAGCTTGTTGCTGGAGAGCTAGCAAACCTGGtagatttggaaaatttggaagTGCTCCGCCAGTTTGTTGTAGTTTAGCTAGTTCACGATGATATGCTTCGAGTGCCATTCGAATATTCTCATCAGGCATTTGTGGTTGATTGGCATTGGCTGCAGCCGGTGGCATGCCACCACTGAAAAAGTGTGGAAAGAGAAAACTAAATTAATTCTAGCAACTGTTCATTGGGTGGGTAAATGAGTATTTGTGAAGAGTATAAAGGCGTTGAAGCATACCTTTGGAAAGCATCTCGTGGGCCGCGAGTCATAAGTTTCGCGAGTTCTTCTTGATATATTCTTGCAACCTTGTCTTGCGATATATCGTCGTTGTCATACTTCTTCATTCGTCGTTGCATTGAATCCTTGAAGAATGGTGAAGTGCTTTGATTTGGTGGTGACTTGGAGTCCTCGTTACTGTGTGAATCCTCTTGACCCACTGAGTTTTGATGGAGAGGTTGTTGCTGACTTTGCTGTTGGGcatgctgttgttgttggactGCTGCTGCAGCAGCTGCCGCAGCGGCTGCTTGTTGGAAGTGTTGAGCAGCTGCAGCggcttgttgttgttgctgctgttgagCCTGCTGAACTTGTTGTTGCTGAAGGTGTGAGGCTTGACTGTGTCCTTGCGGGGTTTTCATGAGATTCGATGCTTCTGAGAGGATGTGGGCGATCCGATCATCAGACATTCCTTCATCGGGGCGACCGTATTGTGGCATGCCAGAGtctgaaaagaataaaaaaatattggtattaaatccatttatttatttttttagtatCAAAAGTATTGTTTCGTTATAAAATAGAGATAAATCCATTGAAATGCAACATCCCTTTGAGCTAGTAAGCGAGTTCATGGTTTCGGATCATGATACCGTACTCATAAAGTTGTTTGTTGTAAAACTAAGCGCCTCCCTTCTATCTATCAACTTTCAAAGATAAGACGAGAATCAATGTATCCGATTGGGCCATAAACATCTAAGTTATTGTCGGTATAATATCAATACAATATACGCGGAAAATGCAGCGCATTTTCTGATATGTTTCACACTATCATGACTGAAATGTGCAGGGTCATAAACGTGTTTTCATGTGTGTCTGAGAAATATTGCTATTAGACAAGTTTCGTGAATTTTATGATATTACTGTTTCATTTATGTTGCTCGGAGCGATCACTATTCGTTTCACTATTATCATCATTACGAAATTCATTTTCATCAATCGTTTTAATTAACAAGCCCGCCTTTCATTGAAAGGATGCGGGACGAGGTCGAAAAAACTACGAAAACAGAGGAAATTCCCCACAGGAATGGAAAATTATGATGTTGTTTATTATTAGATGCAATCGCTTGAAATTGAACGCAATCGAAATGCAGTTTATTGCTTAATAGTGCGAATATATGCAACATCAATTTTCTGTTAAATATTGCCTGGCTATTTTGCGTTTGAGAGGTATTATTGATAGTTTTGACGGTTTATGGAGTgtagtttgattttttttggttaGAGGCATTTCACGATGGCTCAGAGGCGAGTACTCAATATGGGATTTGTGGATTTATTTCGTTAAAGAAGAGAATTTCTGCTATTAAGTGAAAAGAAGAAAGTCACACAAGTTTACATTCGGATTGGCAGGATAAAAATCGATTGATTCCTTTTCTTTTAAGCAAAACGGAAAATTGTgttcaattgaaattttccttAGGATCCGAAAAGTCTTATGTCCTGGGGAACGCATTAGAAAAGAGCAAAATAAGACCCAaaatgtgtaatttttttcagtgtctgaaaattgtttcaaaattaattttgggATTCAATAATGAAAAATGTTGATTTTAACTTTGAATTCAATTGAAGCACATTGAATTTAGTATGAATTTTTACAAGGCTTCAGTGTGATAAATTTCATAGTGTAACAATGAAGATCAgaaaattttaacaaatttaaaTCAATTTATGAAGTTGAAGTCAATTTCTGTTCAATCCGATTCAACTGAATAGAAGTTGATTCGACGTAaagtaaaactgaaaatttgttTGGGTCTTTTAGATCGGTTTCAATTCGTGGTTTGTAGTTCAATTACGAAGGGTGCCGAACCAAATTGATTAAATTCAGTTGAATGATGTTGAATTCaactttggaaaattttgaagaaaaattaataaaattgttaATTAGAAGCATGGTAATGAGAAGGTTGGTTGAATTGAAATAAGATTAGCGTATTCAATTCTATTTATTctaaattgaattcaatttcttttcaaccgatttcaattttgaatttaattcaaCTTCCCATTGCAATGATTGaactttgttttagtttttatttcagTTAGCGAACATTATAACAGTTGACATTGAATTCGATTGAATGATGTTGAATTTCTCTGGGCATATTTTCGTCCAAAAACGTTCTAAATTATTATTCCGGGTCATCGTTCGTTCATAGAACGATGGCTTCAACTGGAACTAGTTTGTTGTCTTCAGTTGAGGTTTCACtcaattgaattcaatttctCCTCCGGAAGGTTCTACTTTTATTCAACATAATTCAACTTTAAATTAATAATGACTTAAATTTTCTTAACTTCCCCTTTGAAAACATTCAACTTTAAACATGTTAGACGGCTCAACTATTTTCAGCAATCCAACGGCTGTCTCTCATCATTTTCACACACTTTCAAGTTTCCCTGTGATGACTGCTATTAATTTCACAAATTCCAATAACATTTGATATAAATGCTAAGTGTCTGCCCCACATCGAACGCACGTTAGCACGCATATTACCAGCATAGCCATTTACTGGTTCATCCGATCAATGTTATTAATTTCCAGTAATTACAAAACGTACAATTTTATGTCATTCAACAGACACGTTAAGATATGAACCATGAAACTTCTGTCTTGAAGAGTTTGCGGAGATTGGTCAGGTATGTAGTAAGGGGGACAGCAGATGAGTTCAGTGCAAATGGTTAATAAATGCGTCTgtcaattataggaaagacgtACCATTCGAAGGAGATTGAAATTAAATTCCGGACAAGATAGTGCGTGGATATGCGTCTGATTGCGGTTTGGATATGATATATGCCAAGGGGGGTCTTGATAAGTTGTTGTGTCATAGAAAAACAAGAAGTCTTTAGGTATCATTGCATATATTCAAAGCTTTGGTTGGGTTTTTTAAGACCACTCTTCTCCAATTTCAAGCATTATTCTTTCTTATCCTCTGGTATTTAAAATTAGGACAACTTTCAAGAAAGCCACCCGAAAGGTCACAAATTCCGCCAAATATCAATATTAAATCATTCAACACACTATCAATTCATGAGTCGCCCCAAAACAAATCATCTTTTTCTCATCCTCAAACAAGATAATTATCGcctgcaaatttattttttatcttatttttgatTTAACAATTTCTCccctaaatataataataataaataacaaatacGGTTACGTGTGAAATTCACAATTGAAAGATAAATGAATGAATTAACAAACATGGCCAGTAATTGTTCGTTCAATTAAGTGCTCAAAATATCCGAGACAGACAGACCAAGACATGTTTGAcctacatttaaaaaaaaaactcatttttGGCCGTAATgtgcttttcaatttttcaaaattattgtaAATTAAGATGGGAATGAATGACGAGAAAGAAATGTGAGTAAATTTGGATCATTTCACACCTACGCATTCGCGGTTGTCTGTAGacgaaaatttgaataaatcatGCTTTGTCGTGGTTAGAGATTTTGGCCGTACGTTGTAGAATTAAAAATGATTTCTCGAGGATGATTTCAAGGTGTTGAAGGACGGGGATGTATTTTATGTTAATAAAAATTAGTTTAAAGTTGCAAAACGATCAGGGGATAAGCATGGCAAAACAGATACTGGGGGCTGAAATTCGATAGAGGTTACAGTAGAGAGAGAGACGGAGAGAATAGGCCCATGAAACTGGTAAATAAGAGAAAATAAACTGTAGCAGTTGGAGCCCCTGATGAGGAGCCTTCAAGGGCTAACAAGTACACGAAAGACAATCAATCAAGCATCCTTGCAGAAGAGTGCTGGAGGCAATCGGGTAGTCTAGTCAGTTCAATGAATTTGTTTCACAAACAAATCAGGACAAACAAAGTACCAACATGACAAGAACGGGAAACACGAAAATAAtactttccatgaaacttgtAAAACGGACGAAATATGGCAGCCGGTGTATTTCTAACATGAAATACATATGCAGACATTGCAGAACAGAAACCACGAACCCAGTGGCTCCTATGCAGTTTGCTAGATGCATTTGGTAATATGAGAGGTCCTCTGCTCTTCAATTTTGGCGTGGAGGTAGACAGGGCAGTAACCTTGTCAACTGAATCAACCTCCAGTGGCTGGGGTGAACTTCCACGTGATGGCACTGAAAAACGCTGTGCTCACTTTGACTTGCCGGTAGCGAATGTTCcaagactcgagtctgcacgaggactcatctgaaggagCTTCGGCTACGAAAGCTCACGAGAGATTGTCTGGTACCATGGCAATCGAGATAACCCTCTGAGTtcatatgttccaggagaatttctgggaCATATATTCCCAACCCGGTTATTAGTGGTTGGTCCAttagtgggaatttcatgggggttgtggttacgtttaCATCCTGGAGTCCTTCCGGGCTCAAGTGAGGAGTTGCGATGTACAACTCAGGTGTCGTATTCCTTAGTTAGATTTAGGTACGTCTTGCATCTACCAGGATGAATGCTGTACCATGCACTCAGTAAAGACCGATGCCATTGTTGGTTCCcacagcgggactctgattgcgGTTACAAtatcaatccgtgccttaagaaggccatgggATTAGACCTAAATGGCAGGAACTCACGTTAAACTACCCGGACGTAACTGATCTTCAGCATCTGTATTTCCAAAGAAGGGTACTTATGCAAGGAtccagattaaaaaaaaaaccaatatcATTTTAGCAGAGGCTATAAAGGACAGAAGAACGCGAAAATGGCTAAACAATACGTCAGGTAACATAGAATTGATTGATGGGATATATATTAGTGAAATTTTTAGCTCACGTCcggttttcaaaaattttatggGAGTTGACAAATTCAGTATGTAATGACGCATGCAAATAGATTTGGAAGTTTCTGGCAATGTTTATTAGAGGGTTACCCTTTTTAAAGGATGGTATAGACAGGACGAAGCAATACGCAGAAATTCAAAGGATGATGAAATATACCTTCAAGCAAATTGATTACGTGCTGGATATCTGTTCACTTCCCTAGAGTCAGTCGCTCCAAAATGATTTAGTTCAATGCTATACTACTGGatcatagtgcgtcaaccatgaCTTCGGAATATTGCTAGTATTTTCTGGGATAAAGGTTTCAGCTCCGTCTAGGACTTTTTAATGAAGTGGCagaaaaaggacaaaaggaTACAGCTTTCTACTGATGAAAGGgataatatatatttacatttaaaactaacaATTGTAGTTCGGaagaagctaccccttgtctatcaaaAGGATACAGTCAACATCTAGGAATTCATTACGAGTTTAAATCTCCTTTCAGATAATTTGATTAGGTGGGTAACTACTGCTCAATTTTACAGagttattcattttgaaatgACTCAGTTCAACATGAAAGAAGGAAGCGGCTCATTTTGGTTGTCTACTCGACAGGGATTATCCAAACTTTGCAAAAGGGTGAACATGAAAAGTGGGGAATGGTTATTCCTTTTTCTAAGGGGCCAGCTACGGCGCAATGGTTAGAAGTATAACTTCGAGAGGGACTGATTTTCGAACCATCAAATCAAATTGTTGATTGAGTTCTTCCTCACTAAAGGATGAGTTTTTTTACTACCAGAATAACTTTTGTCTTTCATTGACAAAATGATGTTTTCTTGGACTTGCGGGCCAAAGTTTGAATTGGGTACCCCTCCTCATGTCAATCGAATATTGGGTTGGTAGACTGGGAGATTGAGCCTGATTGTGTCATTGAGTCTGACTACCAGACATTTAATGAGGAAGAGATGTGTAGATTCTGCTTGACTCACTGCCCAATTTTGTACTTTCATGGTCAGCGTGAAAAGGTCACAAGCTAGTCTCATTGGTCATGTCGAATAGACTCTTGGAATTGATTGCCTTCTGATAGTTTAGTCGGTTAATCCCATCCACAAGTGTTGGGAAATGTTTTTCAAAGTGAGGttctttgcccatttctcggccTTGGAATCAAGGAGGTGAGTTCAAAGAAGTTTAAAGTAAAAAATACCGTGTTCCTTGGAATAAGCAATGAGGCTAGCAAAGTCTGCAGCCCCTGAGCAATCGTGCCTCAGCAGTCCCTAATTGATAAGCGAATACCAGCTTTCTACAAACACAATAttgtctatcatcatcatcaacggcgcaacaactggtatccggtttaggcctgccttaataaggaactccagacaccttggttttccgccgaggtgcaccaattcgatatttctaaaaCTTGCCTGCAGTcataacctacgccatcactccatctcaggcgcggtctgcctcgtcttgtttttctaccatacatatcatcctcaaccatacaCCCATATTGTTTATTGGCAAACAAAAATTTAGTACGTGGTCATTGACTTCTACTTGGatcatagtgcgtcaaccatgaCTTCGGAATGTTGCTAGTGTTTTCTGGAAAAATGATTCAGCTCCGTTTAGGACTTTTTAAGGAGTCTACACTTCTCCTCGAGAGTGTTGGCCAAGGGTTTCTAGGACGAACCAcctacatccacatgatggcCGATATCATGGGTTATTGGATTCCATTGAATGGGATGGCCAGCATTGTAGTTATCGTCCTTTCTTAAATGATGGTGCATTCATATTCTTTTCGAAAAGGTAGATTAGAAATGACCAAGAGGGCAACCGAAACAACTATGGCTTTACCCTAGATAATGTTTTGAGAGCTTCTCGGCTCCATTCACATCAAGTATATGACCGAGCAAACTCAGCTACTCAACGGAATAAAGGCCAAATAAGTCTTTCTAATTTGgccccaaatatttgaaaaaacatGACATAAACCTCTATGATTAAAATATCCTTGAATTTAAATCTCCTTCAGTAAAAATTTCATGAACAGCTTCCAACATCAGTCTTCCCAACGAGCTACCGATACAGATCCAAATGGAAGACCAGCTATTACCCGACTAGATTACGATAACACCCAAAATGATTAATCTATTTTTCCAATAACATCCTTCCTGTGAAACCCGAAATAAAAATCGAATCAAATCACACATTCTCCTTCCAAACATCCCATTTCCTCCCTACTCTTCATGTCAAATACGAACGTATGAAAAATGGGATTCCAATTCTCGTCGATAACCTTGGAAACAACGAAACCACCGAACGAATATTCCTTCCGCTGAAATTTCGTTTCAACCTAGTCTATTCCTCAATTTCCTCTAAAAAATTGGAGCAGGTAAAAGTCCTTTTAAACCAAGCTAGGATACATCGTCCAGGATAATCCTTCCAACAAGAACAAGGAAAATGATTCAGCacttttgatgttgaatgatggtAGCCGCCTGTTGTCCTGTTACTATTGCCGGTGTCATTGCTAAGGACAACATTCGATATCATCGTTAAGGACAACAGGACATACATGTAATGTTTGGTCTTTGTTTCTAGCAGTTTATccattttgatttcttttttttttttggttttcatttatcaGAAATTGAACAGGACGAAGTATTAGCAATTTGGAAATAAAGGTTGAGCTGTGTCTTTCAATTTTACGAAACCCTTCGCTAGAGAGGAATAAAAGGATAAATTTGGAGATATAGGTAAGTGAATAGAGCTCAGAAGACAGACACCTAATGGTTGAGAGTAGAAGGGGAATTTTTAGGCGATTTTTTCTACTTTGGGGATATTGAGGCAGAACAGGACTCAATTCCAGTTAAGCAGTCATTGCGGGTTGTCctcaagaaaagaaaataaagaaaaacggaaaaccaaattaaaagggaagctaaaaacctaaaaaaaaacaaaaataaagaaataaaaaaatagaagaaaaataaaacaaaaaataaaaataaaagcaagAAAGGAAAGTAATTTCGGGAAGCTATAATACTGAGTTTACTTTCAAAGGAGCTAACAGATGCAATAATTCCAAACTTTCTAAGAAACCTGCACCTGTTTTGTGTATATTGAAAGCACCCTTCTAATGTTTGAATGATTTTTCTATCAAAAGGGGTCGCGTTGACGAGCGCGATTCTAACAAGGAAGCAGGATTAATTTATCACTCCCAAACTAGATCCACTGAAGGAACTGCAATTCAATTTGAACTGCTAAATCAATCAATGACTCATTCGTTTAATCGATAGCACTCCCATCTTAAAGGGTATCATGCTACACAGGTCATAAATCTGATTGGAGATTTGCTGCTTTCATATCCTTACAAATGCATTTCCTGTTTCTTTTTGCAGAAGTATGAACAGTGGGAAAGCGGTTATTGATGTCCTTTCTTCCTCTTAGGAGTTTTACAACCATCAGCACCTAAGCAGGCAGTAGCAATCGATTGCATACAGGAGAAGTTTTTTATTCAATGCTGTTGGCTTCCATGTCCTTCCGGAAGTAAGATCACGGCAGAGCCAAGAAAATGAGTAGCGCGACGCCGGGTTATTCAGATAATTTGGGCGAAATAGGAAGATCCTTCTCGGGGAGAGTTAATGCTGCCGCTGAATTTGTCCTTAAGTTGACTCTTCAATCTCTTCTCAATaactaaaagtaataataaaatttcctAAGGGCAGTGGAAACAGTTACGACTGACCCTTAATCCTAAAAGCCTCCTAAGGTAACTGACATGAGAAAGTGGTAATAAAAGTTAAAATGATAAACGATGCTTACATCCCAATCCTTAAAAAGTGTCGAAAAGTTCAGAAACTCAAATATTGTCCAATTTTCCCCCCTTTCTCCATCAAGCATGCATGAACGAGCTATATTCTTCTAGCCCACTATCGACGATGATGCACATTGTGAGCGAGACGATGCAAAAGGATTAATTGATATCAATTGGATACCTATCGCAACCTCTCCACACTTTCCTCATATTGATACACATCACATCACTATTTTCCGATGCTTTGACCCTTTGGTCGTCCTCGTCTATGCATGACATAtcctcttgcagtttttttccttgcagaagcAGATTAATTTCCACTAGCCAAGCGAGGCATTTCGCTGCTAGTCGTCCTGTCGATAGCGCGAATCCTATGAATTTTCCATCAGAGCGGAATCGAACAAGGATACGTAGTGCTATCTCCTCCCTCTCCAATCATTGCCATGTCATTCAGGACTAATAGCATGTGATGATATGTATGGTGAAAATTGATTTGATGAAAATGCAACCGTGGAGCagatgagaagaaaaaaaaaaacatttcctgATTGAACTTTTCCATGTCCTTTCTTGGTTTGttaattccttttttttctttggttttttttttgtgccatAACTGCGCTCAACAGCACCGAACAGTGCCGGTAGCTATTATTTGATTTACGCTACAAGGACAATATTAGTGGGAACCAGTCGATATGGTTGAAAAGGACGATATGGACGGACTGCATAGTGCAAAAAACTGTGTGGTCTGATCGGAAGTGGTTTCATGATAGTGATATTGATAGCTCTTGGCATTGAAAAAACGAAATGGGGTTAAGAGTGTGAATTGTGAAATTGCGAAAGTGAAAGAACAAATTTGCTGAAGGATAAAAGGATGCTATTTATCAGAAACACCAGTTGCTTGGTTGTGGTATGCCGAGGTGATTTTTGTTCGGTGTTTTGTAGGTTTTTTCGTTTCAGTGGCATGTATTGatattttgatgatgatgattgaggaGTTGATGCAATGATTTAACAATTGGGAAGGATATTGGATGGTTTTTTGTTTCATTTCTAGTTGATGGATTTGGTTTGAAGTGATATCGGATTTTGTGACTGGTATTTGTTGGAAGCGATAAGACCTACATCAACGGATATGTATAAAGTGAGAACTTCACTAGATGGAGTGCTACTTTAAAGTGGGTGGAAATAAATCGATCAAGATTAAAGGGACCAAATTTGTGCCTGGGCCTTCAATTTGATATAATTCTTAACTACATGGTTTTAGAACTAATTAAGCTATCTCTTATTGAGATGAGGAGACCGCTTTTGCCAACAAGTGAATTATCCGGCTTTGTTTAGTTCTTGGTTAAAGACGGTAAGAAGACAAGTCCAGGTGACTTTCTGTTTGGATTTGGTAAGTGGGCTTGGATTAGTACGGCAAGTGGGCTCTTTCTAGCCTCGATAGAATGAC of Hermetia illucens chromosome 4, iHerIll2.2.curated.20191125, whole genome shotgun sequence contains these proteins:
- the LOC119653825 gene encoding homeobox protein cut isoform X3, whose translation is MPSNLRQFVRMQPTIPQTQTTVTADMDLPAVQSMDWLFKKERIYLLAQFWQQRATLAEKEVNTLKEQLYGSTPTTSVSPLSPTTSSSASSNNSTTSTIPVNTTVTASAILAAVSPTSAVSGATATTIPNKHTLNNNNINSNSNSSTKLNSFTITQQNGLPSPASTPPASSCGSAAVTPTGTPTTAAASKEEIASLAANCIGSLTNKLLNFTNSGKMDDGNSMTSLTSMTADIKLEEQLHKDNNNSSSCSNNNNSNSNNTNNSNSSANNNLIRSSTPIDKNLSTDCPSNLSNVNNSGNNNSSSSNSGNNNASGNNSSSSSGKSSLSSSTSNSSTTATTSIATSLSLAAPTTTTGLVTDELAAKDKEIKALIDEVTRLTALQETHVVQIQRLEERLELNRQHITRLEAQLQQSQREQSGLTSGGSASSVQPLNLVDESIVKKENSSIIPSLDISSPAVAAAAAAAASVAQDAKQFQELLLERTKALAAAQSEALKSSACSEDANSSGGGLNNCHQDIDKASSHHETSSTASTPNLQDTRSTDEHMNGSCGPGGLGSMSMQQMMKNQAEDNNNSLGPLPHVPAGFLPGLPFQFQERGHFRFAEDLQLPPGSMAGRLGDSLIPKSDPMEAKLQEMLRYNMDKYANQNLDTLHISRRIRELLSVHNIGQRIFAKYILGLSQGTVSELLSKPKPWDKLTEKGRDSYRKMHAWGCDDNAVLLLKSLIPKKDSGMPQYGRPDEGMSDDRIAHILSEASNLMKTPQGHSQASHLQQQQVQQAQQQQQQQAAAAAQHFQQAAAAAAAAAAVQQQQHAQQQSQQQPLHQNSVGQEDSHSNEDSKSPPNQSTSPFFKDSMQRRMKKYDNDDISQDKVARIYQEELAKLMTRGPRDAFQSFLFPHFFSGGMPPAAANANQPQMPDENIRMALEAYHRELAKLQQTGGALPNFPNLPGLLALQQQALNGAQDLTCKKDKSMKVNGQQNSFSMETADQNTKDSTSASDEALRHSSAFSLVRPKQEPGTPAPTTTAATTPSTAPSPLSNSILPPAMTPSDDFSSSASPLQRMASITNSLITQPPVTPHHNTPQRPMKAVLPPITQQQFDMFNNLNTEDIVRRVKEALSQYSISQRLFGESVLGLSQGSVSDLLARPKPWHMLTQKGREPFIRMKMFLEDENAVHKLVASQYKIAPEKLMRTGNYSGSPQIPAGINPKMVPMQKMMNEMKMQDAPQHLMQLQASAMAHIPTSQHQGMLLTPPGLPPHHAISLPSHNDKKQMMMPSVHSPQQNNAMRGMHQHMSPTVYEMAALTHDLDTQVITTKIKEALLANNIGQKIFGEAVLGLSQGSVSELLSKPKPWHMLSIKGREPFIRMQLWLSDANNVERLQALKIERREASKRRRSTGPGTQDNSSDTSSNDTADFYTGSPGPGSVGSGAGVPPNKKQRVLFSEEQKEALRLAFALDPYPNVATIEFLASELGLATRTITNWFHNHRMRLKQQVPHGTPSEPVPSRENQSATPFDPVQFRILLNQRLMELQKERMGLSGVPIPYPPYFTTNPNLAALIGRGLLPGNEPSLAALNNAFKEQMSGLDLTMNALKRERNDDFEDDGEEESHLSDAESLDGSDVKSENLKETPSSSSRLSGGSMVQSRTSRRKPAAPQWVNPDWQDGAGGPPPPGPITEPEVIINGVCVMQNQAADYSRKAGSEETVRVEPTDVQDHHRSFDDDAEEDCASDADDDEGRRSQMSNKHSEPEIVNENDENDLADEKNEDCESVVEDDTPSGGRSGGNKNGDSKAEEIDDDDEEEGDSGWHY